A window of Pedobacter lusitanus contains these coding sequences:
- a CDS encoding mechanosensitive ion channel family protein produces MIRIKLLPFIMLTVLSFSMRAQDTRDTVRKDQQNINEALLLKDQQQQKIDSLVKIQLKNELQSAAGNSKKTIELENKLRQIAISDSVRKIHQLEKIQALKKNAKGYPVVLNTDTLFYIYVRTGSFSAAERACAISKKIEKLYDDPFYRKDSLTVSQNEYSYDLIYKNNDVLMSVTNLDALWFAKSNEQLAKEHLQTIKHSIDAERKANSLVNWLKRIGLVVLIIVLLTLIISVINFLFKRTASFLSAKRESYFRVLKIKNIKIFTPEHLEKAVLRLNNILRIAVIILVIYLSLPLLFSIFPETEAWTGTLLGWILSPMKAALNAVAHYLPNLFTVIVICLIFKYAIRGIKYFFYEIKLGEIQLRGFHADWAIPTFNILKFVLYAFMLILIFPYLPGSGSPAFQGVSVFLGILISLGSSSAITNIVAGLVITYMRPFRIGDRVKIGDVVGDVLEKTMLVTRIKTIKNEDITVPNSMVLSSSTINYSSHTKKENQGLIVHQTLTLGYDIPYQDIYDMLTRAALNTVYILEEPKPFVLQTSLDDFYISYQINAYTREANKQAAIYSKLFENIQNEFNAAGVEIMSPHYRATRDGSAPAMPPASV; encoded by the coding sequence ATGATCAGAATAAAATTACTTCCTTTTATAATGCTAACAGTTCTGTCTTTCTCTATGCGGGCACAGGATACCCGGGACACAGTCAGGAAAGATCAGCAGAATATTAACGAAGCTTTATTACTCAAAGATCAGCAACAGCAAAAGATTGACTCTCTGGTTAAAATCCAGTTAAAAAATGAACTTCAGTCAGCTGCAGGTAACAGTAAAAAAACCATAGAGCTGGAAAACAAACTCCGTCAGATTGCGATCAGCGATTCTGTAAGAAAAATACATCAGCTGGAAAAAATACAGGCTTTAAAGAAAAATGCGAAAGGTTATCCTGTTGTATTGAATACAGATACCTTATTTTATATTTATGTCAGAACGGGTTCTTTTAGTGCAGCAGAAAGAGCCTGCGCTATATCAAAAAAGATAGAGAAGCTTTATGATGATCCATTTTACAGAAAAGATTCTCTTACAGTCAGTCAGAATGAATATAGCTATGATCTGATCTATAAAAACAATGACGTATTAATGTCTGTAACCAACCTTGACGCTTTATGGTTTGCGAAAAGCAATGAACAGTTAGCCAAAGAACACCTGCAAACTATCAAACATAGTATTGATGCTGAAAGAAAAGCAAATAGTCTGGTCAACTGGCTCAAAAGAATTGGTCTTGTAGTATTGATTATTGTTTTGCTCACACTAATTATTTCGGTAATTAACTTTCTTTTTAAACGAACTGCATCATTTTTATCTGCTAAACGCGAAAGCTATTTCAGAGTTTTAAAGATCAAAAACATCAAAATATTTACGCCTGAACATTTGGAGAAAGCAGTGCTGAGGCTAAATAATATCCTGCGTATAGCAGTAATCATACTGGTCATTTACCTCTCTCTGCCTTTATTGTTCAGTATATTCCCGGAAACTGAAGCATGGACGGGTACATTGCTGGGCTGGATATTAAGTCCGATGAAGGCGGCCTTAAATGCTGTGGCACATTATCTGCCTAATCTGTTTACTGTAATTGTAATCTGCTTAATCTTTAAATATGCAATCCGGGGAATAAAGTATTTCTTTTACGAGATCAAACTGGGTGAAATTCAGCTTCGTGGTTTTCATGCGGACTGGGCCATTCCGACATTCAACATCTTAAAGTTTGTCCTTTATGCTTTTATGCTCATTCTTATCTTTCCTTATCTGCCAGGTTCGGGTTCGCCTGCATTTCAGGGGGTATCAGTATTTCTTGGGATTCTGATTTCGCTGGGTTCTTCAAGCGCCATCACCAATATCGTTGCAGGACTGGTTATTACTTATATGCGACCTTTCAGAATTGGAGACAGAGTAAAAATTGGAGATGTTGTGGGTGATGTACTGGAAAAAACTATGCTGGTCACCAGGATTAAAACGATAAAAAACGAAGATATTACAGTACCTAATTCTATGGTACTTTCCAGTAGTACGATCAACTATTCCAGTCATACAAAAAAAGAAAATCAGGGTCTGATTGTACACCAGACCTTAACATTGGGCTATGATATTCCTTATCAGGATATTTATGATATGCTAACCAGAGCGGCTTTAAATACAGTGTATATACTGGAAGAACCAAAGCCATTTGTACTGCAAACCAGCCTGGATGATTTTTATATCTCTTACCAGATCAATGCTTATACCAGGGAGGCCAATAAACAAGCTGCTATTTACAGTAAACTGTTTGAAAATATTCAGAATGAATTTAATGCTGCGGGGGTGGAAATTATGTCTCCGCATTACAGGGCGACAAGAGATGGTAGTGCACCTGCTATGCCGCCTGCATCTGTTTAA
- a CDS encoding NRAMP family divalent metal transporter, which translates to MQVPEKPKPRRKKFWKFLTVLGPGLTTGAADDDPSGIATYSQTGAQFGYGQLWTALYMLPFMIAVQEACARIGMVKGKGIAAVVKEHYSRPVLYAVVGLVVVANTINIGADIGAMASAAQLLIPVHFVILTLLFTGIILVLEIFTSYKVYSKILKWLAISLLAYPITAFIVDQPWPTVLRATIVPHFELSFAFVFIITGVLGTTISPYMFFWQASQEVEEEKDRHHGKLISWRYIKNMRIDNMAGMIISEFTTWCILLVGATVLHGSGVKDINTAADAARALEPLVHSFPNSGFLAKLIFSTGIIGLGLLAVPVLSGSAAYAVSEAFQWKASLNLKFRKAYGFYGVIIIATLIGLAINFIGIDPVKALVYAAVLNGVAAVPLLFLIGKIAMSKEIMGEYKSGLLSSTLVWITFIAMAAAAIAMFYTI; encoded by the coding sequence ATGCAGGTTCCTGAAAAGCCCAAACCCCGTAGAAAGAAATTCTGGAAGTTTTTAACGGTGTTAGGCCCGGGCCTGACTACTGGTGCTGCTGATGACGATCCATCAGGTATTGCCACCTATTCTCAGACAGGTGCCCAATTTGGTTATGGACAGTTATGGACAGCTCTTTACATGCTCCCTTTTATGATTGCTGTACAAGAAGCCTGTGCCAGAATCGGAATGGTCAAAGGAAAGGGCATTGCTGCAGTTGTTAAAGAACATTACAGCCGTCCTGTACTTTATGCCGTGGTAGGTCTGGTTGTAGTGGCCAATACGATAAATATAGGCGCAGATATAGGGGCAATGGCGTCTGCCGCACAGCTATTAATCCCGGTTCATTTTGTCATTCTGACTCTCCTTTTCACAGGTATTATTTTGGTTCTGGAGATATTTACGAGTTATAAGGTTTATTCTAAAATTCTTAAGTGGCTTGCAATTTCTTTACTCGCCTATCCGATCACGGCATTTATTGTCGATCAGCCCTGGCCAACAGTCCTGAGAGCTACGATTGTTCCTCATTTTGAGCTGAGCTTTGCTTTTGTATTTATCATCACCGGCGTGCTGGGAACTACTATTTCTCCTTACATGTTCTTCTGGCAGGCTTCTCAGGAAGTGGAAGAAGAAAAAGACAGGCATCATGGTAAACTGATCAGCTGGAGATATATCAAAAATATGCGAATTGATAATATGGCTGGAATGATTATTTCTGAATTCACCACCTGGTGTATATTATTGGTTGGTGCAACGGTGTTACATGGAAGCGGCGTAAAGGACATCAATACCGCAGCAGATGCAGCCAGAGCATTAGAGCCTCTGGTCCATTCTTTCCCAAACTCAGGTTTCCTGGCCAAACTTATTTTTTCTACAGGGATTATCGGTCTGGGATTACTGGCTGTACCTGTTCTTTCCGGTTCAGCTGCTTATGCCGTATCTGAGGCATTCCAGTGGAAAGCAAGTCTGAATCTTAAATTCAGAAAAGCATATGGCTTTTATGGAGTCATCATTATTGCAACGCTGATTGGTCTGGCTATCAATTTCATTGGCATAGATCCCGTTAAAGCATTGGTTTATGCAGCTGTCCTGAACGGCGTGGCAGCTGTCCCTTTATTATTTCTGATTGGTAAAATTGCTATGAGCAAGGAAATAATGGGTGAATATAAAAGCGGCCTTCTTTCCAGTACTCTGGTCTGGATTACCTTTATTGCCATGGCTGCTGCTGCCATTGCCATGTTTTACACTATTTAA
- a CDS encoding DUF6660 family protein codes for MRLLSFIGIVLVLALNLVPCGDAVAALNGNTKIEKAHHTERNNDNCSPFCNCACCSTASVIKDTLIIVSPVEDHIPALPAHQAGKFITVDLPIWQPPQLLA; via the coding sequence ATGAGATTATTATCATTCATAGGGATCGTATTAGTGCTGGCGCTTAATTTAGTGCCTTGTGGTGATGCTGTAGCCGCTTTGAATGGAAATACCAAAATTGAAAAGGCTCATCACACTGAAAGGAACAATGATAATTGCAGTCCTTTCTGTAATTGTGCCTGTTGTTCCACTGCTTCAGTGATCAAAGATACACTGATCATTGTCAGTCCTGTTGAGGATCATATTCCTGCACTTCCGGCACACCAAGCCGGAAAATTTATCACTGTTGATCTTCCGATCTGGCAGCCTCCGCAATTACTAGCTTAA
- a CDS encoding CusA/CzcA family heavy metal efflux RND transporter, with protein sequence MLSKIIKFSIHNKLVIGLFTLALIAWGIYSLKQLPIDAVPDITNNQVQVITLSPSLASEEVERLITFPVEQTMSTIPEIEQVRSISRFGLSVVTIVFHDDVNIYWARQQVNEKLSEAKNSIPQGIGNPEISPISTGLGEIYQYVVHAKPGFEKTFDARELRSIQDWIVRRQLLGTPGIAEVNSFGGLLKQYEIAMDPNKLNSYNLSISDVFKALERNNQNTGGAYIDKKPNAYFIRSEGLVGSIEDINKIVVRNTSSGIPVLIRDIANVRIGNAIRYGALTRATAKSQGEAVGGIVMMLKGSNANNVVKQVKEKIARINKTLPNGIVIEPFLDRSALVDRAIGTVAKNLIEGALIVIFVLVLFLGNFRAGIVVASVIPLAMLFAISLMNVFGVSGNLMSLGAIDFGLIVDGAVIIVEATMHLLGANKLNRLMTQDEMDQQVEQSATRMMSAAAFGQIIILIVYLPILALVGIEGKMFGPMAQTVSFAILGAFLLSLTYVPMMSSLLLSKKTSAKKNFSDRMMDFFQKYYTPLINGALRKRITVVILSAVLLVISIVIFTRMGGEFIPTLEEGDFAVETRLLTGSSLSQTIDKVNQASKILLKEFPEVVEVVGKVGSAEIPTDPMPMEATDLTIILKDKKDWVTTKSREELADKMAAALDKVTGVTFGFSQPIQLRSNELISGVRQDIGIKIFGDDLEKLTDISQQIGKIVSTVNGAKDLYLEQATGLPQIVVKINRDQLARYGIDIETVNQAINSAFAGQSAGLVYEGERRYDMVVRLSEQNRQGIDDVKNIYISAPNGIKVPLIQLAAVEFKIGPNQIQREDTKRRIIVGLNVRGQDIATVVGEIEQKVNEKIKLPPGYYITYGGQFENLKAAKQRLSIAVPVALSLILLLLYFSFGSVKQSVLIFSAIPMAAIGGVFALLLRGMPFSISAGVGFIALFGVAVLNGIVLITEFNRLKASGITDLKEIVLKGTALRLRPVLMTATVASLGFLPMAISTAAGAEVQKPLATVVIGGLLTSTILTLLVLPVLYTYFENFKKGKKEIATATLVLLMGLSCIPSKTMAQFPVNGRPVTVQQAVEIALSNNQTIKSSQLQISKQQAIKSTAFDLGKTNLNLQYGQFNSIKRDNNISIQQNIPFPGLIKNQRNLYDAQVRSSELNLSVTQNELIRQVKSTYAQLSYFKALQKLYKSQDSIFSNFLKASSLRYQTGETNLLERTTAETQLNEVRNQSEKNQSDISIYSAELQRLLNTKEPIDVSDTRLQKENWNQAVPDSLVNTSLLALQQQQVEIADKSLKVERAKAGPDFTVGYVNQSIIGNQTVNGQEQYFSSGKRFQGIQAGISIPLFYKPFAGRIKAAKIEKQIAQTEYNLFQNNLQTQYKQAEQDLLKNSRSIDYYEKNALPNVNLILKQSQIAFQSGDIGYLEFSQALRTYSDIRFSYLQAINQYNQSVYTLQYLIDLK encoded by the coding sequence ATGCTAAGTAAGATCATAAAATTTTCTATTCACAATAAATTGGTGATTGGTCTGTTTACCCTGGCGCTGATAGCGTGGGGGATATATTCACTCAAACAATTACCCATTGACGCTGTACCCGATATTACAAATAACCAGGTGCAGGTTATCACTTTAAGCCCTTCACTTGCTTCAGAAGAAGTGGAGCGCTTAATCACCTTTCCCGTTGAACAAACCATGTCTACCATTCCGGAAATTGAGCAGGTACGTTCTATTTCGCGTTTTGGTTTGTCTGTAGTTACTATTGTTTTTCATGATGATGTGAATATATACTGGGCAAGGCAACAGGTTAACGAAAAACTGTCCGAAGCTAAAAACAGTATTCCGCAGGGAATCGGGAATCCGGAAATTTCACCTATTTCCACTGGATTAGGGGAGATATATCAATATGTAGTTCATGCAAAACCAGGTTTTGAAAAGACTTTTGATGCAAGAGAATTACGTAGTATTCAGGACTGGATTGTCCGCCGTCAGCTTTTAGGAACACCAGGGATAGCCGAAGTGAATAGTTTTGGCGGATTGCTGAAGCAATATGAGATTGCGATGGACCCTAATAAACTGAACAGTTATAATTTAAGTATCAGTGATGTATTTAAGGCACTGGAACGAAATAATCAGAATACAGGGGGAGCATATATAGATAAAAAACCCAATGCCTATTTTATTCGCAGTGAAGGATTAGTAGGGAGTATAGAAGACATTAATAAAATTGTAGTCAGAAATACAAGTTCAGGCATCCCTGTTTTAATTCGTGATATTGCTAACGTCCGTATTGGTAATGCCATACGTTATGGTGCATTGACCCGGGCAACAGCAAAAAGTCAGGGCGAGGCAGTAGGTGGTATTGTCATGATGCTGAAAGGCTCCAATGCGAACAATGTTGTTAAACAAGTTAAAGAGAAAATTGCGCGTATCAACAAGACCCTTCCAAATGGAATTGTTATTGAACCATTCCTGGACAGAAGTGCTCTGGTAGACCGTGCCATTGGTACCGTAGCTAAAAACCTGATCGAGGGAGCTTTAATTGTCATCTTTGTACTGGTCTTATTCCTGGGTAATTTCAGGGCGGGTATTGTAGTCGCCTCGGTAATTCCACTGGCTATGCTGTTTGCTATTTCGCTGATGAATGTATTTGGCGTTTCAGGTAACCTGATGAGTCTGGGGGCTATAGACTTTGGTTTGATTGTAGATGGTGCAGTAATTATTGTTGAAGCGACTATGCACCTCCTTGGTGCCAATAAGCTCAACAGACTGATGACGCAGGATGAAATGGATCAGCAGGTAGAGCAATCTGCTACCCGTATGATGAGTGCAGCAGCTTTCGGACAGATTATCATTCTGATTGTATATCTCCCTATCCTGGCTTTGGTTGGTATAGAAGGTAAAATGTTTGGTCCAATGGCTCAGACGGTTTCCTTTGCTATTTTAGGTGCATTCCTGTTGTCACTGACTTATGTGCCAATGATGTCATCACTGTTGCTTAGTAAAAAGACATCTGCCAAAAAGAATTTCTCAGACAGGATGATGGATTTCTTTCAGAAATACTATACCCCTTTGATTAACGGAGCTTTACGCAAACGTATTACCGTCGTTATTTTATCAGCAGTTTTACTGGTCATCAGTATAGTCATATTTACCAGGATGGGCGGAGAGTTTATCCCTACACTAGAAGAAGGTGATTTTGCTGTAGAAACCCGTTTACTAACCGGAAGTTCATTGAGTCAGACTATTGATAAAGTTAATCAGGCATCAAAAATCTTGTTAAAGGAATTTCCTGAAGTGGTAGAAGTAGTAGGTAAAGTCGGTTCTGCCGAAATTCCAACAGATCCTATGCCAATGGAGGCTACCGATTTAACAATTATTCTGAAGGATAAAAAGGATTGGGTAACCACAAAATCCAGAGAGGAGCTGGCCGATAAAATGGCTGCCGCACTGGATAAAGTGACTGGTGTTACCTTTGGGTTCTCACAACCCATACAACTGAGGTCCAACGAGCTGATTTCAGGAGTGAGACAGGATATCGGTATTAAAATATTTGGTGATGACCTGGAAAAACTCACAGATATTTCTCAGCAGATAGGGAAAATAGTTTCGACAGTTAATGGTGCCAAAGATTTATATCTGGAACAAGCTACCGGGTTGCCACAGATTGTAGTAAAAATTAACCGTGATCAGCTGGCCCGTTATGGAATAGATATAGAAACAGTTAATCAGGCAATTAATTCGGCATTTGCCGGACAATCTGCAGGATTGGTATACGAAGGAGAAAGAAGATACGACATGGTAGTCCGCTTATCCGAGCAGAACAGACAGGGCATAGACGATGTGAAAAATATCTATATCTCTGCGCCTAACGGCATTAAAGTTCCATTGATTCAGCTGGCTGCTGTAGAGTTCAAAATCGGGCCGAATCAGATCCAAAGAGAGGATACCAAACGCAGAATCATTGTCGGATTGAATGTACGTGGTCAGGATATTGCCACAGTTGTAGGGGAGATCGAACAAAAAGTCAATGAGAAGATCAAATTGCCTCCAGGATATTATATCACCTATGGCGGACAGTTTGAAAACCTTAAAGCAGCAAAACAACGTTTGTCTATCGCTGTTCCGGTTGCTCTGTCGCTTATTTTGTTATTGCTGTATTTCTCTTTCGGATCAGTCAAACAATCAGTGCTTATTTTTTCTGCTATTCCCATGGCCGCAATTGGCGGAGTATTCGCCCTGCTGCTCAGAGGGATGCCATTCAGTATTTCTGCAGGCGTAGGTTTTATTGCCTTGTTTGGTGTAGCTGTATTAAACGGAATAGTTTTGATCACTGAATTTAACAGACTTAAAGCAAGTGGGATTACAGATCTCAAAGAAATTGTCCTGAAAGGTACAGCGCTGAGATTAAGACCTGTTTTAATGACAGCTACCGTAGCTTCCCTGGGCTTTCTGCCAATGGCGATTTCTACCGCTGCGGGGGCCGAAGTACAGAAACCACTGGCCACAGTCGTGATTGGGGGGCTGTTAACTTCTACTATTTTAACCTTACTCGTTTTACCCGTGTTATATACCTATTTCGAAAACTTTAAAAAAGGCAAAAAGGAAATTGCAACTGCAACCCTTGTTTTGCTGATGGGGCTATCATGTATACCCTCAAAAACGATGGCACAGTTTCCTGTGAACGGCCGTCCGGTAACGGTGCAGCAGGCCGTAGAAATTGCGCTGAGTAATAATCAGACAATTAAATCGTCGCAACTGCAGATCAGTAAACAGCAGGCGATAAAAAGTACTGCATTTGATTTGGGAAAAACGAACCTGAATTTGCAGTACGGACAATTTAACAGTATCAAAAGAGATAATAATATATCAATCCAGCAGAATATTCCATTTCCAGGGTTGATTAAAAATCAGCGTAATTTATATGACGCACAGGTTCGCAGCAGCGAATTAAATCTTTCGGTTACGCAAAATGAGCTGATTCGCCAGGTTAAAAGTACCTATGCGCAGCTCAGTTATTTTAAGGCACTTCAAAAATTGTACAAGAGTCAGGATTCTATCTTCAGTAACTTTTTAAAGGCATCATCTCTGCGTTATCAGACCGGAGAAACCAACCTGCTGGAACGTACCACTGCAGAAACGCAATTGAATGAAGTGCGCAATCAGTCAGAAAAAAATCAGTCTGATATTTCAATTTACAGTGCAGAATTACAAAGACTGCTGAATACTAAAGAGCCCATCGATGTCAGTGATACCCGTTTACAGAAAGAAAACTGGAATCAGGCAGTTCCCGATAGCCTGGTGAATACTTCATTACTGGCTTTACAGCAGCAGCAGGTCGAAATAGCTGATAAATCCTTAAAAGTAGAACGTGCTAAAGCAGGTCCTGATTTTACAGTGGGCTATGTCAATCAATCCATTATCGGCAATCAGACTGTTAATGGACAAGAGCAGTATTTTAGTTCCGGTAAACGTTTTCAGGGGATACAGGCTGGTATATCTATTCCGCTGTTTTATAAACCATTTGCAGGCCGGATTAAAGCGGCTAAAATAGAAAAGCAAATTGCGCAGACTGAGTATAATCTGTTTCAGAATAACCTGCAGACCCAGTATAAACAGGCAGAGCAGGATTTACTGAAGAATTCACGCAGTATTGACTATTATGAGAAAAATGCTTTGCCAAATGTCAATCTGATCCTTAAGCAGTCACAAATTGCTTTTCAAAGCGGTGATATAGGCTATCTGGAATTTTCGCAGGCTTTACGGACTTATTCAGACATCCGTTTCAGCTACTTACAGGCAATTAATCAATATAATCAATCCGTATACACACTTCAATATCTGATTGACTTAAAATAA
- a CDS encoding efflux RND transporter periplasmic adaptor subunit, with the protein MKTVIEFKQAIYIFSIATLFLASCGNKKAAETTAANTEAAAKEEPNTVELNEAQYKTSGITLGLVEKKAISGVLKVNGTIDVPPENLISITTQMGGIVKSTPLLQGSTVSKGQVIAVLQNQEYVQLQQDYLENKSQMELADAEYKRQQELARQNVNAQKVLQQAKSQYQTMLSRESALRQRLMLININSASLTPGNIRSTINIYAPINGYVTKVNVNSGKFVSPNDVMFEIVNSANLHVELKVFQKDVDLIKKGQKVRFSLQNEAEERVATVTLVGREINEDKTVTVHCTANTQSRNLIPGAYLNALIETGTAKVDALPESAIADFAGKKYIFIQTGQSGAEKKGEKQEVNYHFQLLEVTIGPADAGYVEVKLPASLNLATAKVVTRGAYDLISKMKNSEEE; encoded by the coding sequence ATGAAAACAGTAATTGAATTCAAACAGGCCATTTATATATTTTCTATTGCCACGTTATTTCTGGCTTCATGCGGAAATAAGAAAGCAGCAGAAACTACGGCTGCAAATACCGAAGCTGCGGCCAAGGAGGAGCCTAATACCGTAGAATTAAATGAGGCACAATATAAAACCAGTGGAATTACGCTGGGTTTGGTGGAAAAAAAAGCTATCAGTGGCGTTCTTAAAGTCAATGGTACTATTGACGTACCACCAGAAAACCTGATCAGTATTACTACCCAAATGGGCGGGATCGTGAAATCAACCCCGCTGTTACAGGGGTCAACGGTGAGCAAAGGACAGGTGATTGCCGTGCTTCAGAATCAGGAATATGTTCAGCTGCAGCAGGATTACCTGGAAAATAAGAGTCAGATGGAACTGGCAGACGCGGAATATAAAAGACAGCAGGAGCTGGCCAGACAAAATGTGAATGCGCAAAAGGTATTACAACAGGCTAAATCACAGTATCAGACTATGTTATCCAGAGAAAGTGCTTTGAGACAACGTTTAATGCTGATCAATATCAATTCAGCTTCTTTAACACCAGGTAATATCCGCAGTACCATTAATATCTATGCACCAATCAATGGTTATGTGACCAAGGTAAATGTTAACTCAGGCAAATTTGTAAGCCCGAATGATGTGATGTTTGAAATTGTAAACAGTGCTAATTTACATGTGGAGTTAAAGGTATTCCAAAAAGACGTAGATTTAATAAAGAAAGGGCAGAAGGTTCGTTTTTCATTACAGAATGAAGCCGAAGAACGTGTCGCAACCGTTACCCTGGTAGGTAGAGAAATCAATGAAGATAAGACAGTTACAGTTCACTGTACCGCAAATACGCAAAGCAGAAATCTGATACCCGGTGCTTATCTGAATGCATTGATTGAGACCGGAACAGCAAAAGTTGATGCTTTACCTGAGTCTGCAATAGCTGATTTTGCAGGTAAGAAATACATCTTCATTCAAACCGGTCAGAGCGGAGCAGAGAAAAAAGGTGAAAAGCAGGAAGTTAATTATCATTTCCAGCTTTTAGAAGTTACAATAGGACCTGCGGATGCCGGGTATGTAGAGGTTAAGCTTCCTGCAAGTTTGAATCTTGCTACTGCTAAAGTGGTTACCAGGGGAGCTTATGATCTGATTTCGAAGATGAAAAATAGCGAAGAAGAGTAA
- a CDS encoding cation diffusion facilitator family transporter — protein MEREGTISQASKNKGRLKIVLGFTLLYLIVEVIGGIMTKSLALLADAGHMLTDVGGLALALIAINYAERKATAERTYGYYRAEILAALANAVVLIGISIYILYEAYLRFLNPPEVQSKEMVIVAAVGLLVNVAGMVILRKSSGESLNMKGAYFEVLSDMLTSIGVIAAGVIMLTTGWYYADPLLSAGIGLFILPRTWILLKESIGVLLEGTPKEVNMAELRSSVLGVEGVQDMHDLHVWVLTSGVNAMTAHIVLKEGASGKQVLSALQNQVTANFKITHTTFQLEEPGFEEEQTHL, from the coding sequence ATGGAGCGTGAAGGAACTATTTCGCAGGCCAGTAAGAATAAAGGCCGTTTAAAAATCGTATTGGGGTTTACCCTGCTGTACCTCATTGTAGAGGTCATAGGAGGGATTATGACTAAAAGTCTGGCATTACTGGCCGATGCCGGACATATGCTGACTGATGTGGGTGGTCTGGCGCTGGCCCTGATCGCGATAAACTATGCAGAGCGAAAAGCAACAGCAGAACGTACCTATGGTTATTACAGAGCAGAAATATTAGCCGCATTAGCTAATGCAGTAGTGCTGATCGGTATTTCGATCTATATCTTATACGAGGCCTATTTGCGTTTTCTCAATCCTCCGGAAGTTCAGAGTAAGGAGATGGTTATCGTGGCTGCGGTAGGTTTATTAGTCAACGTAGCCGGCATGGTTATCTTAAGAAAAAGCTCAGGTGAAAGTCTGAATATGAAAGGAGCTTATTTTGAAGTGCTTTCAGATATGCTGACATCAATTGGCGTTATTGCTGCGGGTGTTATCATGCTGACTACAGGCTGGTATTATGCGGACCCGTTACTATCGGCAGGAATTGGTCTTTTCATCTTACCCAGAACATGGATTTTACTTAAAGAATCTATAGGGGTTTTACTTGAAGGTACCCCTAAAGAAGTTAATATGGCCGAATTACGTAGTTCTGTCCTTGGTGTAGAAGGAGTACAGGATATGCATGATCTGCATGTATGGGTTTTAACCTCCGGCGTCAATGCAATGACTGCGCATATCGTGCTAAAAGAAGGAGCTTCAGGTAAACAGGTTTTATCAGCCCTTCAAAATCAGGTTACCGCAAATTTTAAGATCACACACACTACATTTCAGCTCGAAGAACCAGGTTTTGAAGAAGAACAAACCCATCTTTAG
- a CDS encoding c-type cytochrome has product MRYKAIIILSVLLATVVMLSGFMPQEGKKASNLKVLPKDISHEELDKIMDGYKAALGVKCNFCHAASKENPKRLDFASDEKPEKEITRSMMKMTSRINKKYFHIKNANEPNAILAVNCITCHRGQPHPADK; this is encoded by the coding sequence ATGAGATATAAAGCAATTATTATCCTTTCCGTATTGTTAGCTACAGTGGTTATGCTAAGCGGATTTATGCCTCAGGAAGGTAAAAAAGCCAGTAATCTTAAAGTTCTTCCCAAAGATATCAGTCATGAAGAACTGGACAAAATTATGGATGGTTATAAGGCAGCTTTGGGTGTTAAATGTAATTTCTGCCATGCAGCCAGTAAAGAAAATCCCAAACGTCTTGACTTTGCCAGTGATGAAAAACCTGAAAAAGAGATTACCAGGTCAATGATGAAAATGACCAGCCGTATCAATAAGAAGTATTTTCATATCAAAAATGCAAATGAGCCTAATGCAATCCTTGCTGTAAACTGTATTACCTGCCATCGCGGACAGCCGCATCCGGCAGATAAATAA